A genomic window from Microvirga sp. TS319 includes:
- a CDS encoding biotin--[acetyl-CoA-carboxylase] ligase, which produces MVDLSHAAEAAGYRLISIEATDSTNDDALQAARSGDPGPLWIVSAEQRAGRGRHGRQWSSPQGNLYASLLLIDPCEPQHAPQLGFVAGLALHEAVEAVTGVGAPRLSLKWPNDLLLDGAKVSGLLLEGHRLAGNGPLAIVIGFGVNVAFAPTGTPYPALALQTARLGLTRADMFRALSASFAQTFAAWRNAARLNAADPFGPIRRLWLERAAGIGREVTLRLPAGEKRGVFEGLDRFGRLQLKTVSGAELIDAGDLYFPHLLHDIARP; this is translated from the coding sequence ATGGTGGATCTGTCGCACGCAGCCGAGGCCGCCGGTTACCGGCTCATCTCGATCGAGGCGACGGACTCGACCAATGACGATGCGCTCCAGGCGGCGCGCTCCGGCGATCCGGGGCCGCTCTGGATCGTTTCGGCGGAGCAGCGCGCGGGCAGGGGGCGGCACGGCCGCCAATGGTCATCCCCCCAGGGCAATCTCTACGCCAGCCTCCTGCTGATCGATCCTTGCGAGCCGCAGCACGCCCCACAGCTCGGCTTCGTCGCGGGCCTTGCCCTGCACGAGGCCGTCGAGGCGGTCACGGGGGTCGGCGCTCCGCGCCTCTCCCTCAAGTGGCCGAACGATCTTCTGCTCGACGGGGCCAAGGTGTCGGGCCTTCTCCTCGAGGGGCACAGGCTTGCGGGCAATGGCCCGCTTGCGATCGTTATCGGCTTCGGCGTGAACGTGGCTTTCGCCCCGACCGGCACGCCGTACCCGGCCCTGGCCCTGCAGACCGCGAGGCTTGGCCTGACGCGTGCCGACATGTTCCGGGCACTCTCCGCTTCCTTCGCGCAAACCTTCGCCGCATGGCGCAATGCAGCGCGCCTGAACGCCGCCGATCCCTTCGGGCCGATCCGTCGGCTGTGGCTGGAGCGGGCGGCCGGGATCGGGCGGGAGGTGACGCTTCGCCTTCCCGCCGGAGAGAAGCGCGGTGTCTTCGAAGGGCTCGACCGGTTCGGACGCCTGCAGCTGAAAACCGTCTCAGGCGCAGAGCTCATCGATGCCGGCGATCTTTATTTTCCTCATTTGCTGCACGATATAGCCAGACCTTAG
- a CDS encoding ribonuclease J yields the protein MASSQDELVFLPLGGLGEIGMNAALYGFGSEANRQWILVDCGMGFGGEEQLPGIDLVYPDLRFIEEERHNLLGIFITHAHEDHIGALVEMWPRLRAPVYATKFAIGLLETRRLSEADAPKVDLNEIAPGQRLNLGPFDIEYVPVAHSIPESNALAIRTPQGLVVHTGDWKLDPTPYLGSLTSEEAFRKLGEEGVLALVCDSTNVVREGESPSEADVARNLATLIKDAPHRVAVTTFASNVARIRSVAEAARECDREVVVVGRAMDRVVEVAKECGYLDNLPEFRSAENFGYMPRDKVVAILTGSQGEPRAALARIASGEHPDISLTAGDRVIFSSRAIPGNEKGIGSIINSLIEQGVEVVTDRTELVHVSGHPRRGELAKMYEWTKPRIAVPAHGEPLHLAEHAKFARQQGVPEVVRAKNGTLVRLAPGKAEIIDTVPAGRVYKDGNIVIPAGERAIPERRKLAFAGIVTVAIALDDRGEIAGDPVVDVMGLPEKNRQGRDLTDIVADAVADLLDSLSKAKRRDPEAVENAVHRAVRAAVNQEWGKKPACHVLVIEV from the coding sequence ATGGCATCCTCCCAGGACGAATTGGTTTTTCTGCCTCTCGGCGGACTCGGCGAAATCGGCATGAATGCCGCCCTTTACGGCTTCGGCTCCGAGGCGAACCGGCAATGGATCCTCGTCGATTGCGGCATGGGATTCGGCGGCGAGGAACAGCTGCCGGGGATCGACCTCGTCTATCCGGACCTGCGCTTCATCGAAGAGGAGCGGCACAACCTTCTCGGGATCTTCATCACCCATGCGCATGAAGACCATATCGGTGCCCTCGTGGAGATGTGGCCGCGCCTGCGCGCGCCCGTCTATGCCACGAAATTCGCCATCGGGCTTCTCGAGACCCGCCGGCTGTCCGAGGCCGATGCGCCGAAGGTCGACCTCAATGAGATCGCTCCCGGGCAGCGCCTGAATCTCGGTCCCTTCGACATCGAGTACGTGCCGGTGGCGCATTCGATTCCCGAATCCAATGCTCTCGCGATCCGTACTCCTCAGGGGTTGGTGGTCCATACGGGCGACTGGAAGCTCGATCCGACTCCCTATCTCGGGAGCCTCACGTCCGAGGAAGCCTTCCGCAAGCTGGGCGAGGAGGGCGTTCTCGCCCTCGTGTGCGATTCCACCAATGTGGTGCGGGAGGGCGAGAGCCCGAGCGAGGCGGATGTGGCGAGAAATCTCGCCACGCTCATCAAGGATGCGCCGCATCGTGTCGCCGTCACCACCTTCGCGTCGAACGTCGCCCGAATCCGCTCGGTAGCGGAAGCGGCAAGGGAGTGCGATCGCGAGGTCGTCGTGGTCGGCCGGGCCATGGACCGCGTGGTGGAGGTCGCGAAGGAGTGCGGCTATCTCGACAACCTGCCTGAATTCCGCTCCGCCGAGAATTTCGGCTACATGCCGCGGGACAAGGTCGTCGCCATCCTCACGGGTTCGCAGGGCGAACCCCGTGCGGCTCTTGCCCGCATCGCATCCGGCGAGCATCCCGACATTTCGCTCACGGCCGGGGACAGGGTGATCTTCTCGTCCCGCGCCATTCCCGGCAACGAGAAGGGTATCGGCTCCATCATCAACAGCCTCATTGAGCAGGGCGTCGAGGTCGTGACGGACCGCACGGAGCTGGTGCACGTCTCCGGCCATCCCCGCAGGGGCGAGCTGGCGAAGATGTACGAGTGGACGAAGCCGCGCATCGCGGTTCCGGCCCATGGCGAGCCGCTTCATCTTGCCGAACATGCCAAATTCGCGCGCCAGCAGGGCGTGCCGGAGGTAGTGCGGGCGAAGAACGGCACTCTCGTGCGCCTCGCGCCCGGCAAGGCCGAGATCATCGATACCGTACCCGCCGGACGCGTCTACAAGGATGGCAACATTGTCATCCCGGCAGGCGAGCGGGCGATCCCGGAGCGCCGGAAGCTCGCGTTCGCGGGCATCGTGACGGTCGCCATCGCGCTCGACGACCGCGGCGAAATCGCCGGCGATCCGGTGGTGGACGTGATGGGGCTGCCCGAGAAGAACCGGCAGGGCCGCGATCTGACCGACATCGTCGCCGATGCGGTGGCGGATCTCCTCGATAGCCTGTCCAAGGCCAAGCGCCGCGATCCCGAAGCCGTCGAGAACGCCGTCCATCGGGCCGTGCGCGCCGCGGTCAATCAGGAATGGGGCAAGAAGCCCGCCTGCCATGTGCTCGTCATCGAAGTATAA
- the mce gene encoding methylmalonyl-CoA epimerase, translating into MLGRLNHVAIAVRDIAAASRLYRDTLGAQVSEPDALEEHGVTVVFVSLPNTKIELLEPLGGDSPIGRFLERNPDGGIHHICYEVEDILAARDQLVNSGARVLGSGEPKIGAHGKPVLFLHPKDFNGTLIELEQA; encoded by the coding sequence ATGCTGGGCCGGTTGAACCACGTCGCCATTGCCGTCCGCGATATCGCGGCGGCATCGCGGCTCTACCGCGACACGCTGGGGGCGCAGGTGTCGGAGCCCGACGCCCTGGAGGAGCATGGCGTCACGGTTGTCTTCGTGTCTCTGCCGAACACCAAGATCGAGCTTCTGGAGCCCCTTGGTGGTGACTCCCCCATTGGCCGATTCCTGGAGAGAAATCCGGATGGCGGTATCCACCACATCTGCTACGAGGTGGAGGATATCCTAGCCGCGAGGGACCAGCTTGTGAATTCCGGGGCCAGGGTGCTGGGTTCAGGCGAGCCGAAGATCGGAGCTCACGGAAAGCCGGTGCTTTTCCTGCATCCCAAGGATTTCAACGGAACCCTCATCGAACTCGAACAAGCCTGA
- a CDS encoding DUF1467 family protein, with amino-acid sequence MTRLIKALASTLWSTLAVVLVVTGVAVAIVVAGFDLRLSGGIALYFVIWWILLFAILPFGVRSQAESGDIVAGTEPGAPTAHGLQEKAIWTSLVSAVVLIFAAAVFPLAGL; translated from the coding sequence TTGACAAGATTGATCAAGGCCCTTGCCTCCACCCTCTGGTCCACCCTGGCCGTCGTGCTCGTCGTCACGGGCGTCGCCGTTGCCATCGTGGTCGCCGGTTTCGATCTGCGCCTGAGCGGGGGCATCGCGCTCTACTTCGTGATCTGGTGGATCCTGCTCTTCGCGATCCTCCCCTTCGGCGTGCGCAGCCAGGCCGAGAGCGGGGATATCGTGGCCGGTACGGAGCCGGGTGCCCCGACCGCCCATGGGCTCCAGGAGAAGGCAATCTGGACGAGCCTGGTGTCGGCCGTCGTCCTGATCTTTGCAGCGGCGGTCTTTCCGCTCGCGGGGCTCTGA
- the proS gene encoding proline--tRNA ligase has product MRLSRYFLPILRETPKEAEIVSHRLMLRAGMIRQEAAGIYAWLPLGLKVLNKINAIVREEQNRSGAIELLMPTIQSADLWRESGRYDAYGKEMLRIQDRHERDMLFGPTNEEMITEIFRGYVRSYKDLPLNLYHIQWKFRDEVRPRFGVMRSREFLMKDAYSFDLDQQGAVHSYNKMFVAYLRTFARMGLKAIPMRADTGPIGGNLSHEFIILAATGESEVFCHADYLDYETPSADTNFDDVAGLQSTVDKWTSLYAATSEMHDATAFDAVPADRKMSARGIEVGHIFYFGTKYSEPMGAKVMGPDGQEKPVHMGSYGIGPSRLIAAIIEASHDENGIIWPEAVAPFDVAILNLKVGDSGTDAASERLYRELSAAGRDVLYDDRDERPGGKFATADLIGVPWQVLIGPKSLAEGKVELKNRATGERALLSVDEVVTRLTAHK; this is encoded by the coding sequence ATGCGTTTGAGCCGCTATTTCCTCCCCATTCTCCGCGAGACGCCGAAAGAGGCGGAGATCGTCTCCCACCGCCTGATGCTGCGCGCCGGCATGATCCGCCAGGAGGCCGCGGGCATCTATGCCTGGCTGCCGCTCGGCCTGAAAGTGCTCAACAAGATCAATGCCATCGTCCGCGAGGAGCAGAACCGCTCCGGCGCCATCGAGCTGCTGATGCCGACCATCCAGTCGGCCGATCTCTGGCGGGAATCGGGCCGCTACGATGCCTATGGCAAGGAGATGCTGCGCATCCAGGACCGGCACGAGCGCGACATGCTCTTCGGACCCACCAACGAGGAGATGATCACGGAGATTTTCCGGGGCTATGTGCGCTCCTACAAGGACCTGCCCCTGAACCTCTACCATATCCAGTGGAAGTTCCGTGACGAGGTGCGCCCGCGCTTCGGCGTGATGCGGTCCCGCGAGTTCCTGATGAAGGACGCCTATTCCTTCGACCTGGACCAGCAGGGCGCGGTCCATTCCTACAACAAGATGTTCGTGGCCTATCTTCGCACCTTCGCCCGCATGGGCCTCAAGGCGATCCCGATGCGCGCCGACACCGGTCCCATCGGCGGCAACCTGAGCCACGAGTTCATCATTCTCGCCGCCACCGGCGAGAGCGAGGTGTTCTGCCACGCCGATTACCTGGATTACGAGACCCCGTCGGCGGACACGAATTTCGACGACGTCGCCGGTCTGCAGAGCACCGTCGACAAGTGGACGTCGCTCTATGCGGCGACGTCGGAAATGCACGACGCCACGGCCTTCGACGCCGTTCCGGCCGACAGGAAGATGTCGGCCCGCGGTATCGAGGTCGGCCATATCTTCTATTTCGGAACCAAGTATTCCGAGCCGATGGGCGCGAAGGTCATGGGACCCGACGGGCAGGAGAAGCCGGTCCATATGGGCTCCTATGGCATCGGCCCGAGCCGTCTGATCGCCGCCATCATCGAGGCGAGCCACGACGAAAACGGCATCATCTGGCCCGAGGCCGTGGCTCCGTTCGACGTGGCGATCCTCAACCTGAAAGTAGGGGATTCCGGCACCGACGCGGCGAGCGAGCGCCTTTACCGCGAGCTTTCCGCAGCCGGCCGCGACGTGCTCTATGACGATCGCGACGAGCGTCCCGGCGGCAAATTCGCCACCGCCGATCTCATCGGCGTTCCGTGGCAGGTGCTGATCGGGCCGAAGAGCCTCGCCGAAGGCAAGGTGGAGCTGAAGAATCGTGCGACCGGCGAGCGTGCGCTTTTGTCGGTCGACGAGGTGGTCACCCGGCTGACGGCGCATAAATAA
- a CDS encoding lipoprotein-releasing ABC transporter permease subunit, with protein MAKEAPTGTKPFSLFEWMLAGRYLRTRRREGFVSVIAGFSFLGIMLGVATLIVVLSVMNGFRKELLDKIVGINGHIFVAPIERPLTDYPEVAARIAAVPGVKRAIPLVEGQAFGSSQYNGSGVLVRGIRGNDLRQIEHIADNIRQGSLDKFDEGEGVVIGRRLAEALSIQAGDTLTLITPRGAATPFGTAPRVKGYPVKAVFEIGMSEFDSTFVFMPLTEAQNYFNRQGDVQLIEVYLNDADKVDQARVAIEEAAGRPILMTDWRQRNRTFFGALEVERNVMFLILTLIVLVAALNIISGLIMLVKDKSSDIAILRTMGATRGAVMRIFLITGASIGIVGTLAGFGLGLLLALNVEHIRDFISRLTNTNLFPAELYFLSRLPADVNPTEVATILIMAMVLSLLATLYPSWRAAKLDPVEALRYG; from the coding sequence ATGGCCAAGGAAGCACCGACCGGAACCAAGCCTTTCTCGCTCTTCGAGTGGATGCTCGCCGGGCGCTACCTGCGCACGCGACGGCGGGAAGGGTTCGTTTCGGTCATCGCCGGCTTCTCGTTCCTAGGGATCATGCTGGGCGTCGCGACGCTCATCGTGGTGCTCTCGGTCATGAACGGTTTTCGCAAGGAGCTGCTCGACAAGATCGTGGGCATCAACGGCCATATCTTCGTGGCGCCCATCGAGAGACCGCTCACCGATTACCCGGAGGTCGCCGCCCGCATCGCCGCCGTGCCGGGTGTGAAGCGGGCGATCCCGCTGGTCGAGGGCCAGGCCTTTGGCTCCTCGCAATACAACGGCAGCGGCGTCCTGGTGCGCGGCATTCGCGGCAACGATCTGCGCCAGATCGAGCACATCGCGGACAATATCCGCCAGGGGTCGCTGGACAAGTTTGACGAGGGCGAGGGCGTCGTCATCGGTCGCCGCCTGGCCGAAGCCCTGTCGATTCAGGCCGGAGATACGCTCACCCTGATCACGCCGCGGGGCGCCGCGACGCCATTCGGCACGGCGCCGCGGGTGAAGGGATATCCGGTCAAGGCCGTGTTCGAGATTGGCATGTCGGAGTTCGATTCCACCTTCGTCTTCATGCCGCTCACCGAGGCGCAGAACTATTTCAACCGCCAGGGCGACGTGCAGCTGATCGAAGTCTATCTCAACGACGCCGACAAGGTGGATCAGGCTCGCGTCGCCATCGAGGAGGCGGCGGGCAGGCCGATTCTGATGACCGATTGGCGGCAGCGCAACCGCACCTTCTTCGGGGCCCTGGAGGTGGAGCGGAACGTGATGTTCCTCATCCTCACGCTCATCGTTCTGGTGGCTGCGCTCAACATCATCTCCGGTCTCATCATGCTCGTGAAGGACAAGTCCAGCGACATCGCGATCCTGCGCACCATGGGGGCGACGCGCGGAGCGGTGATGCGCATCTTCCTGATCACGGGCGCGTCCATCGGTATCGTCGGCACCCTCGCGGGGTTCGGGCTCGGGCTGCTCCTCGCGCTCAATGTCGAGCACATCCGCGATTTCATCTCCCGGCTGACGAACACCAACCTGTTTCCGGCGGAGCTCTATTTCCTCAGCCGATTGCCGGCTGACGTGAATCCTACCGAGGTCGCGACCATTCTCATCATGGCGATGGTCCTGTCGCTGCTGGCGACCCTCTATCCCTCCTGGCGGGCTGCGAAGCTCGATCCCGTCGAAGCGTTGCGTTACGGTTAG
- a CDS encoding ABC transporter ATP-binding protein produces MASGQTQPALHLSHVERRYPQGDTFLEVLRGTELAIWPGEIVALIAPSGTGKSTLLHVAGLLEKPDGGEVFVGGKPTSHMSDKERTRVRREELGFVYQFHHLLPELSAIENVVIPQLIRGLPKAEAEDRATQLLTFLGLGKRLKHRPGELSGGEQQRVAIARAVANAPRLLLADEPTGNLDPHTADRVFQTLVAIVRASRLAALIATHNLELAARMDRRVTIRDGLIVQLP; encoded by the coding sequence ATGGCGTCCGGACAAACCCAGCCAGCTCTCCACCTTTCACATGTCGAGCGCCGCTATCCGCAAGGGGACACGTTCCTCGAGGTGCTGCGCGGCACCGAACTCGCGATCTGGCCGGGCGAAATCGTGGCCCTCATCGCGCCTTCCGGGACGGGAAAATCGACGCTGCTCCACGTCGCGGGCCTTCTCGAAAAGCCCGACGGGGGCGAGGTCTTCGTCGGCGGCAAGCCGACATCGCATATGAGCGACAAGGAGCGCACCCGCGTGCGCCGGGAGGAGCTGGGCTTCGTCTACCAGTTCCACCACCTGCTGCCGGAATTGTCGGCGATCGAGAACGTGGTCATCCCGCAGCTCATCCGTGGCCTGCCGAAGGCTGAAGCCGAGGATCGCGCGACCCAGCTCCTGACCTTCCTGGGGCTAGGCAAGCGCCTCAAGCACCGCCCCGGCGAACTCTCCGGCGGCGAGCAGCAGCGGGTCGCCATCGCCCGCGCGGTCGCCAATGCACCGCGCCTGCTGCTGGCGGACGAGCCGACCGGCAATCTCGACCCGCACACCGCGGACCGCGTCTTCCAGACGCTGGTCGCCATCGTGCGCGCCTCGCGCCTCGCGGCGCTGATCGCTACGCACAACTTGGAGCTCGCGGCCCGCATGGACCGCCGCGTGACGATCCGTGACGGGCTGATCGTGCAATTGCCGTAG
- the dnaE gene encoding DNA polymerase III subunit alpha: protein MARILQDVGFVHLHVHSSYSLLEGALKVAQLQKLAAADKQPALALTDTNNLFGALEFSEKMAGSGIQPIAGVQLSVCFEEPDPVARVMPQPANIVVLAQMEEGYRNLMRLVSHAYFGVPLGETPRVAAPVLTTHSEGLIALTGGFSGPLDCALRNGGRQELAQARLDMLKSAFGHQLYVEIQRHGLDEERMVEGELIALADRNGLPIVATNEPFFSSPKDYEAHDALLAIAEGQIVSNGNRRRLSPEHCFRTRQQMMELFSDLPDALGATVEIAMRCSTRVRTRKPILPNFGTGADAATLDEGEELQRQAEEGLARRLAAHGPAPGLTEQDYQDRLAFEIGIIRKMKFPGYFLIVADFIKWAKQHDIPVGPGRGSGAGSLVAYALTITDLDPLRFTLLFERFLNPERVSMPDFDIDFCVEGRERVIEYVQKRYGEEQVAQIITFGTLLARGVMRDVGRVLEMPYGQVDKLTKLVPQNPANPVTLAQAIEGEPKLQAAIDEEPVVKRMLDIAQKLEGLHRHASTHAAGVVIGDRPLQELVPLYRDPKTGMRVTQFNMKWVEQAGLVKFDFLGLKTLTVLRTAVDLIKRKDIHIDLSALPLDDRKTYEMLRRGETVGVFQVESVGMRKALVEMETDRFEDIIALVALYRPGPMANIPVYCARKLGKDEHNKKDWYPHDKLEPILRETFGIIVYQEQVMEVAKVLAGYSLGDADLLRRAMGKKIKAEMDAQRERFVAGSAKDGLDKAKANEIFDLLAKFADYGFNKSHAAAYALVAFQTAYLKANFPVEFLAASMTLDLDNTDKLSEFRREAQRLGFKVIPPTINRSGVVFDVVYDAEGQGSILYALAAVKGVGRQAIEAVVEARGDESFKDLADFARRINPKALNKRTLENLIAAGAFDELEPDRAKACASIDAMMSLAQQSYEAANGGMIDMFGGMASADVQLRIPPYEPWPSAERLQREYDAVGFFLSGHPLDEYGDLLQKLRVQSWADFCRSVKAGNSVGKVAATILDRQERRTKTGNKMGILTLSDQTGQFEAIIFSEGLMRLRDVLEPGTAVVLMLQAGVEGEEVRARIGMAEPLEEAIAKHQKGMRIFLRDERPISSVYERLKVRGEGEVSLVLILDDGDREVEVKLPGKYMATPQIAGALRAVPGVVEVQMS, encoded by the coding sequence GTGGCACGCATTCTCCAGGACGTGGGGTTCGTCCATCTGCACGTGCACTCCTCGTATTCGCTGCTCGAGGGGGCCCTGAAAGTCGCGCAGCTGCAGAAGCTCGCGGCTGCCGACAAGCAACCGGCCCTGGCGCTTACCGACACCAACAATCTGTTCGGCGCGCTCGAATTCTCGGAGAAGATGGCCGGGTCGGGTATTCAGCCCATCGCCGGCGTTCAGCTTTCCGTCTGCTTCGAGGAGCCCGATCCGGTCGCCCGGGTCATGCCTCAACCCGCCAATATCGTGGTGCTCGCGCAGATGGAGGAGGGCTACCGCAACCTCATGCGGCTCGTGAGCCATGCCTATTTCGGCGTGCCGCTCGGCGAGACGCCGCGTGTCGCGGCTCCTGTTCTCACGACCCACAGCGAAGGCCTCATCGCCCTGACCGGCGGCTTTTCCGGGCCGCTCGACTGCGCTTTGCGCAACGGCGGCCGCCAGGAGCTGGCGCAGGCGCGCCTCGACATGCTCAAGAGCGCCTTCGGCCATCAGCTTTACGTGGAGATCCAGCGCCACGGCCTCGACGAGGAGCGGATGGTGGAGGGCGAGCTGATCGCGCTCGCCGATCGCAACGGCCTTCCCATCGTGGCCACCAACGAGCCGTTCTTCTCCTCGCCGAAGGATTACGAGGCGCACGACGCGCTGCTGGCCATCGCCGAGGGCCAGATCGTTTCCAACGGCAATCGCCGACGCCTTTCGCCCGAGCATTGCTTCAGGACGCGTCAGCAGATGATGGAGCTGTTCTCCGATCTGCCCGATGCGCTCGGCGCGACCGTCGAGATCGCCATGCGCTGTTCGACGCGCGTGCGGACCCGCAAGCCCATCCTGCCGAATTTCGGCACCGGCGCCGACGCGGCGACGCTCGACGAGGGCGAGGAGCTTCAGCGCCAGGCGGAGGAAGGGCTCGCCAGGAGGCTTGCCGCGCATGGTCCCGCGCCGGGCCTGACCGAGCAGGATTACCAGGACCGGCTCGCGTTCGAGATCGGCATCATCCGCAAGATGAAGTTCCCCGGCTACTTCCTCATCGTGGCGGACTTCATCAAATGGGCGAAGCAGCACGACATTCCCGTCGGTCCGGGCCGCGGCTCGGGTGCGGGATCTCTCGTCGCATACGCACTCACGATCACCGATCTCGATCCATTGCGGTTCACGTTGCTCTTCGAGCGCTTCCTCAATCCGGAACGCGTGTCGATGCCCGACTTCGACATCGACTTCTGCGTGGAAGGCCGCGAGCGCGTGATCGAATACGTGCAGAAGCGCTATGGCGAGGAGCAGGTCGCCCAGATCATCACGTTCGGTACGCTGCTGGCGCGCGGCGTGATGCGCGACGTGGGCCGCGTGCTCGAAATGCCTTACGGCCAGGTCGACAAGCTCACCAAGCTGGTTCCGCAGAACCCGGCCAATCCGGTGACCCTGGCGCAGGCGATCGAAGGCGAGCCGAAACTGCAGGCCGCCATCGACGAGGAGCCGGTCGTCAAGCGCATGCTCGACATTGCGCAGAAACTCGAGGGACTGCACCGTCACGCATCGACCCACGCCGCAGGCGTCGTGATCGGCGACCGTCCGCTGCAGGAACTGGTGCCGCTCTACCGAGACCCGAAGACCGGCATGCGCGTGACCCAATTCAACATGAAATGGGTCGAGCAGGCGGGTCTGGTGAAGTTCGACTTCCTCGGCCTGAAGACGCTCACCGTGCTGCGCACGGCGGTCGACCTCATCAAGCGGAAGGACATTCACATCGATCTGTCCGCGCTGCCGCTCGACGACCGCAAGACCTACGAGATGCTCCGGCGCGGCGAAACGGTCGGCGTGTTCCAGGTGGAATCGGTCGGCATGCGCAAGGCGCTCGTCGAAATGGAGACCGACCGTTTCGAGGATATCATCGCGCTCGTGGCGCTCTACCGCCCGGGTCCGATGGCGAACATCCCGGTCTATTGCGCGCGCAAGCTCGGAAAGGACGAGCACAACAAGAAGGATTGGTACCCCCACGACAAGCTGGAGCCGATCCTGCGCGAGACCTTCGGCATCATCGTCTACCAGGAGCAGGTGATGGAGGTCGCGAAGGTCCTCGCCGGCTACTCGCTCGGCGACGCCGACCTTCTGCGCCGCGCCATGGGCAAGAAGATCAAGGCGGAAATGGATGCGCAGCGCGAGCGCTTCGTCGCCGGCTCCGCCAAGGACGGCCTCGACAAGGCGAAAGCCAACGAGATCTTCGATCTGCTCGCGAAATTCGCCGATTACGGCTTCAACAAGAGCCACGCGGCGGCCTATGCCCTCGTGGCATTCCAGACCGCCTATCTCAAGGCGAATTTCCCGGTCGAATTCCTGGCGGCGTCGATGACGCTCGATCTCGACAACACGGACAAGCTCTCGGAATTCCGCCGCGAGGCCCAGCGCCTCGGCTTCAAGGTGATCCCGCCCACCATCAACCGCTCGGGCGTGGTGTTCGACGTGGTCTATGATGCGGAGGGTCAGGGCTCCATCCTCTACGCGCTGGCTGCCGTGAAGGGCGTGGGTCGCCAGGCCATCGAGGCGGTGGTGGAGGCGAGAGGCGACGAGTCCTTCAAGGATCTCGCGGATTTCGCGCGCCGCATCAATCCCAAGGCGCTCAACAAGCGCACGCTCGAAAACCTCATCGCGGCCGGCGCTTTCGACGAGCTGGAGCCGGACCGGGCGAAAGCCTGCGCCTCCATCGACGCCATGATGAGCCTCGCCCAGCAATCCTATGAGGCGGCCAATGGCGGCATGATCGACATGTTCGGCGGCATGGCCTCGGCGGACGTGCAGCTTCGTATCCCTCCTTATGAGCCCTGGCCCTCCGCCGAGCGGCTGCAGCGCGAATACGATGCCGTCGGCTTCTTCCTCTCGGGCCATCCGCTCGATGAATACGGCGATCTGCTCCAGAAGCTGCGGGTGCAGAGCTGGGCCGATTTCTGCCGCTCCGTGAAGGCGGGCAACTCCGTCGGCAAGGTCGCGGCGACCATTCTCGACCGGCAGGAGCGGCGCACGAAAACCGGCAACAAGATGGGCATCCTGACCCTCTCGGATCAGACCGGGCAATTCGAGGCCATCATCTTCTCGGAAGGGCTCATGCGTCTGCGGGATGTGCTGGAGCCCGGGACCGCCGTCGTCCTGATGCTCCAGGCGGGCGTCGAGGGCGAGGAGGTGAGGGCGCGGATCGGCATGGCCGAACCTCTGGAGGAGGCCATCGCCAAGCACCAGAAGGGCATGCGGATCTTCCTGCGCGACGAGCGCCCCATTTCCAGCGTCTACGAACGCCTGAAGGTGAGAGGCGAGGGGGAGGTGTCCCTCGTGCTGATCCTCGACGACGGCGACCGGGAGGTCGAAGTGAAGCTCCCCGGCAAGTACATGGCCACGCCCCAGATCGCCGGTGCTCTCCGGGCCGTGCCCGGGGTGGTCGAGGTGCAGATGAGCTAG